One genomic region from Sparus aurata chromosome 15, fSpaAur1.1, whole genome shotgun sequence encodes:
- the foxg1b gene encoding forkhead box protein G1b encodes MEDVKDPPTVHRSSSFSIKSLLLPSKCDRSDSVAAAAAAAIIGIPGSLSPSPGSDSEKSLDPPEVDSMSAALDPEKPGKEEQGDEEEEGGGGGGGGDGAKATPEQNTNGNNSGKNGKYDKPPFSYNALIMMAIRQSPEKRLTLNGIYEFIMKNFPYYREHKQGWQNSIRHNLSLNKCFVKVPRHYDDPGKGNYWMLDPSSDDVFIGGTTGKLRRRSATSRGKLAMKRGLRFAPLGLGINERANNPLYWQISPFLSLHHHHHHHPHYNGSSPGFLNQAAGYGSLLPAVEQLSNGDLGRSILGGSAAGALGLTNSYGMSTSPVGLLSGQTAGYFVSGTQHAGSGPPGPPGGGPPPHLQQGAAGFGGLATSSSPQSLLSDSLRNSSLQAFSPGVSAGFPGVLSHQKRVTPNAFLN; translated from the coding sequence ATGGAGGATGTAAAAGACCCGCCGACCGTCCATCGGTCCTCCTCCTTCAGCATCAAGAGCCTCCTGCTGCCCTCCAAGTGCGACAGATCGGACTCCgtcgctgccgccgccgccgccgcgaTCATCGGCATCCCCGGGAGCCTCTCTCCTTCCCCGGGCTCCGACTCTGAGAAGTCGCTGGACCCGCCGGAGGTGGACTCCATGTCCGCGGCTCTGGACCCGGAGAAACCGGGCAAAGAGGAGCAgggggacgaggaggaggagggcggagggggaggcggaggaggtgACGGCGCAAAGGCCACACCGGAGCAGAACACCAACGGGAACAACAGCGGGAAAAACGGAAAGTATGACAAACCTCCGTTCAGCTACAACGCGCTGATCATGATGGCGATCCGGCAGAGCCCCGAGAAGCGGCTCACGCTGAACGGCATCTACGAGTTCATCATGAAGAACTTCCCGTACTACCGGGAGCACAAGCAGGGCTGGCAGAACTCCATCCGGCACAACCTCAGCCTCAATAAGTGCTTCGTGAAGGTGCCGCGACACTACGACGACCCGGGGAAGGGGAACTACTGGATGCTGGACCCGAGCAGCGATGATGTTTTCATCGGGGGGACGACCGGGAAGCTCCGCCGGCGCTCCGCCACCTCCCGCGGCAAACTAGCGATGAAGCGCGGGCTGCGCTTCGCTCCTCTCGGCTTGGGGATTAACGAGCGGGCGAACAACCCGCTGTACTGGCAGATCTCTCCGTTTCTGTccctgcaccaccaccaccaccaccacccgcaCTACAACGGATCCTCACCCGGCTTTTTGAACCAGGCGGCGGGCTACGGGTCGCTGCTGCCCGCCGTGGAGCAGCTGAGTAACGGGGACCTGGGGCGCTCCATCCTGGGCGGCTCGGCCGCGGGAGCGCTGGGCTTGACGAACAGTTACGGGATGAGCACGTCTCCGGTCGGGCTGCTCTCTGGTCAGACTGCCGGCTATTTTGTCTCAGGGACCCAACACGCTGGTTCCGGGCCGCCGGGGCCGCCGGGTGGAGGACCGCCTCCGCACCTCCAGCAGGGCGCAGCCGGGTTCGGCGGCCTGGCGACCAGCAGCTCCCCGCAGTCCCTGCTGTCGGACTCCCTCAGAAACAGCTCCCTACAGGCCTTCTCCCCGGGCGTGTCCGCGGGGTTCCCCGGGGTGCTGTCCCATCAAAAGAGGGTGACCCCAAACGCTTTCCTAAACTga